The Candidatus Poribacteria bacterium genome segment ATACCGAGGGCGTCTTTCATCAGGGCATACGCCTCACAGATGATTTGCATGTCTCCGTATTCAATGCCGTTATGCACCATTTTGACGTAGTGTCCGGCGCCATCGGGACCGATGTGAGACACACATGGGGTGCCATCGACTTGGGCTGCAATCTTTGTGAAGATGGGTTCGACAAGTGCATAGGATTCAGGCGTACCGCCGGGCATCATCGCAGGTCCATATCGAGCGCCTTCCTCACCGCCCGATATGCCGGTTCCCATAAACTGTATCCCCTTCGCTGCCAGGTCTTTGTTACGGCGGATGGTGTCTTGGAAATTTGAGTTTCCGCCATCAATGATCAGATCGCCTTCTGAGAGATGTGGTGTCAATTCGGTGATACATGCGTCAACCGCAGCACCAGCCTGCACCATTAGGATCATTTTCCTCGGTGTGCTCAACGAATCAATAAACTCTTCGATTGAGCGTGTGCCAATAATATTCTTATTTTTTGCCCCTCCTGCGATGAAATTATCCACCTTTGAGACCGTGCGGTTGAATACCGAGATCTGAAACCCCTGACTCTCAATATTAAGCGTCAAATTTTCGCCCATCACGGCTAATCCAATGAGCCCAATGTCAGCTTTTGCCATCTGTGGCGCCTCCTGTTAGTCTACAACATTAAGTACGTCGGATATGATACATCACTCCAAAAATGCGGTCAACTGAAAAATTGTGTGAGAGGTTTAATGGCTAAAATAGATTTTTCATGTTGACATATGGTCTCCTTTTTGATATGCTTGCATCAGTTCTGCAAAGTCCCAATCCAATATATATTGAGCAGTCCTCAAACTGATCGATCAGCACCCGATAAATCGGCGTAGTGAGGGTGTTTGCGGGATCCTGTTTGATTATATTGGGAATATGTCAAGGGTGCTTAGAAGCCGTTAAGACGGAGTAGGAATTCTGACGGAGTGAGGTTTATCGCTCCAGAGGCAGGATAGCATAAAGAGGAGGCTGATACAGGTAAGGCAATCGGGCGGGACAGAGAAGTGCTTGAACCTGATGCAGGACATGGATTAAGTCAGAGAACAGCTAACGTTTGACAAATGGCGGGTGACAAGCGACTCTTACCACTCAATTTTGGTATTTCAGCCACCATCGCATGAATTACGCCTGAAGATAGTGACGAAGCAGCTTTCTCAGGTTACGGTGTGCATGGAAGAGATGCGCCTTCACCGTGCCGCTTGAACGTCCCAACGTACTGGCAATCTCTTTGAGCGAAAGGCCCTCCCAGTGGCGAAGGATGAAAATCTCACGCTGTTTGGGAGCCAGTTGCCCTATTGCCCGTCGGAGATAGACCAATAGCTCTTTGTCCTCAACTGCTTGCGTTGGAGGTCTCAGATTAGGGTCCGCGATATTCATCATCGGGAGATCATCAGATTCCAACGCATAATTCACCGTTTCGCGGCGCGCGTTCTTACGCAAGAAATCGATGCAAAGGTTGACCGTAATGCGATAAAGCCAGCTATAAAACTGAGATTTTCTCTTGAAATCTGAGAGTCCCTGATAGGCTCTGATAAAAGCATCCTGAGTAATATCAAGGGCATCTTCGGAATTCGGGACAAAACGTTGCGCGAGTCGGTAGGTACGGTCATGATAGCGTACCACCAATTTATCGAAAACCGATTCATCTCCCTGCTGAAACTGCTCAATCAACTTGGCGTCATCAGGAAATACCTGTACACATCGTGGTAATATTTTTTCGTAATCTTCTTGCATTTTGCCTTTCACCAAAAATGCCGTGGTCGACACGTTTCCCTTCGGGGATTGTGACAAATTCGGCATATTTAGTCATCAATCCTGAATAGTTGATTGATGACTAAGTTTTGACAACCAATAGACTGAAGAGATAGTATAATACCGGATTAATCTATCTGTTTGAACATATTGGAAAACCAACGCTTATATCTCTTATTGTCTTTGACTATTCCCTGCAACAGTTCTAAACTTTCTTTGTGATTCGCAGTTTGTGCAGTATCCACGAGGTCTAGTATTTCTTCAAGTACGACCCGATCTTGGCGAACCAGATCAGACAGTGCTGCTTTGAGGCTTTGTTCATGTCCAAGCAGTTCAAAGATTCGATTGGCGTGGCGAATCTCTTCCGACGCCACCTGCTTTAGGTAGGCCGCGAGTTCATGTTGATTTTGCTGTTCCGCCATCTGTGCCAAGATAAACCGTGTACCAATTGAAGTCAACTTTGCATGTGCTAATTCGTCCAATTCAGCTTCTAGACGTTTTTTCACATGCCCCGGATCGCGAGGGTGAAGTTGGTCATAGCTTGGCCAAACCGGTTTGTCCATTACCTGCTTCAAGCGCGTCAAACTTTGGATCAGTTCCTCCTGTTCTTCAGAAGTCAACTGTCCAATTGTCTGATGCCAGAAATCAGTCGCGCTCTCTGACCTGTCCTGAAAAAGCTGCTGTGATTTTTCTGTCAACTGTATACGATTCTGCCGACGATCCGTATCGCATTTACGACGAATAGTCCACCCATCGCGCTCTAGGCGGTCTACAAGACCAGAGACAGTGCTGTGAGCGAGTCCGAGATGTTCTCCGAGTTCGCTGATGGTCATACCTGATTCACCTCCATACCAATGGAGGTGCAGTAAAGCGTTAAATTGCACGATCGTGAGTTTTTTCGGTACAACCTGCTGTACAAAGCGCGACTTCACCGCAGCTTGTGCATGTCGCATCACGCGCATGATCAGCATCACATTTTCAGCGTACTTGGACATTTCTTTCGTGTCTCTTTCAGATTTTCATAATTACGTCGTATAACGAATATAATTCTATTGTATACGATATAATACGATATAATTTTATTAAAGTCAACCCCAAACTGATTAAAATATACCGCCATTAAAAATTAAATAGTCACAATACACAAAGGAAAACTGTCCATGAAATATTTGACCTACTCTGGCAATCATCTGATTAACGCAAAATTGCCTGATAACTCGGAAATCTACTATCCACAACCGGCAAAACCGGGGGTGGGACGCGCCGAAATTCCAGAGCAGCTCAAAAAGGCTGTGGAAAATCCGCTGGGAATGCCTCCCCTGAAGGAACAGGTCAACGGAAACAGTAAGATTCTGATCGCTTTCGATAATAACTGTCAGCCCTTTCCAATGACAAAAAAACCTGATATGCGCCAGATTATGCTCGAAACATTGCTGCCTATGCTCTACTCCTACGGAGTTGCGAAGAACAATATACAGCTAATTTGTGCCGGTGGACTTCATCGTAAAATGAAGACGCACGAGTTGGCATACATGTTAGGTCGCAAACTTATGAACGAGTTTTATCCATATCAGTTGAGAAACTTTGATGCGGAAGATCGTGATAATATCGTCGATTTAGGCAAGACGGGCAAAAACGAAACCGTTGAGGTCGAACGTGCCGTTGTGGAAAGTGATCTAGTAATCTATGTTGACACTGTCCAAATCCCCCTTAACGGTGGTCACAAGTCGGTCGCCGTTGGAATGGGGACGTATAACTCAATCGCCCCACACCACTCCCCACACATGACTGTGGAGAGTCCACATGTTATGCAACCTGGGGGGTCAAACATGCACGATTGTATTGAGCGGATGAGCCGAGTTATTCAGAATCATAGTCAAATCATGGTTATAGAAGCTGCCATGAACAACCAAATCTATCCCACAGGTTTTCGCCAGTTGGGTAAGTCGAACGCGCAATGCAACGGTTTTGAAAAAATACTAAAAACATTGACACCACCTGCACTATCCCTGCTGCCGGAGGCTTTACGGTACAAAATCTTCAAAGGCATCCGAACCGATTATGAGCCGATTGAGATTAACGCCGGCACCATTGATGATGTTCATTCCAAAACCCTTGAAGCGATGCAAAATCAGTTGATGATCGACGTTCCGAAACAGTTCAGCACTTTGGTTTTTGGATTGCCCGATATGAGCCCGTATGCTATCGGTGCCCGAATTAATCCCGTTTTGGTTGTCAGCGACATATTGGGGTACGTTTTCAACTGGTTTTATAACAGACCGCTGATTAAAGAGGGTGGTGTCGTGATTATCTTGAATCCAACCTTTGAAGTCTTCCACGAAGAATACCACGTCGCCTACAAGAAATTCTTCGACGAAGTTCTCACTGAGACCACCGAACCTTTTGAAATGCAAAATCAATTTCAAGAGCAATACGCCCATGACCCTTATTTGATAGATTGCTATCGCAACAAGTTCGCGTATCACGGATTTCATCCTTTCACCGTCTGGTATTGGGCGACCTATGCGCTGAAATACCTGTCCAAAGTCATTTTGGTTGGCCCCAACGATGACCGCGTTGCCAAGAGGTTAGGCGTAAATTGGGCAAAAAATTTAGAGGACGCACTGGGAGTAGCGAAGGAGATTTCCGGCGAAGATGATGTTGTCGCTTTGACGATGCCGCCATTTCTTTATGTCAATGTTCAATGAAATTGGTAAGTTGGTTCGTGTCATAGGAGCATCGTAAAATTAAATTCAGAGGTGAAATATGTCCCACCAAGGAGTCAACAAAAAAATACCGACCATTGAGGAAATTCAGAAGGAGTTTGAGGATTTCGTTAAACGGAAATACGGGGGTACTGTCAACTTTACGATGTCGCAGGCGAGGCCAGATACAGCTACACCTGACGAGACAAGTACCTCCGACCCCGAAGAAAAGACGTTCGATCTGAAATTTGACCTCAAACCGAAGGAAGTTAAGCAGTATCTCGACCGTTATATCATCAAACAGGATGATGCGAAGAAAGCCTTAGCGATTGCTGTCTGCGATCATTACAATCATGTGCGCGAGGTGCACGAAAATCCAAAAGTTGCCGATACCGATTATTCGAAGCAGAATGTCGTCATGCTCGGACCGACAGGTGTCGGTAAAACCTATCTGATTCGTTATATCGCCAAGTTGATTGGTGTGCCGTTCGTCAAAGCGGACGCCACCCGGTTTAGTGAAACCGGCTACGTCGGTGCAAATGTCGATGACATGATCCGGGACCTAGTAACACAGGCAGACGACGATATTGAACTTGCACAATACGGTATTATTTACCTCGACGAAGTGGACAAAATTGCGACGCCACCGAACATCATCGGACGTGATGTCAGCGGACGAGGGGTGCAGATTGGTCTCCTCAAACTGATGGAGGAAACAGAGGTCGATCTCCGCGCTGGTTACGATGCAGCTTCTCAGATGCAAGCCATGATGGAGTTTCAACAGAAAGGCAAGATTGAAAAGCACATCATCAATACGCGTCACATCTTGTTCATTATTAGTGGGGCATTTAACGGTTTGAGGGAGATTATCAACAAACGGATGAATCAGAGCAATATTGGCTTTAATGCAACGGTGAAAAGCCAAACAGAGTTGGAGGATCCCTTTCAGTTTGTTACACCGCAAGATTTCATAGAGTTCGGATTTGAGCCCGAATTAATCGGCCGCCTTCCTGTTCATGTTATATGCCAAAACCTTTCCGCTGATGATCTCTACCATATTCTGAAACATTCCGAGGGGTCAATCGTCCGTCAGTATGAAAGGGCGTTCGGGTCGTATGGGATTGAAGTGCTGTTTTCGGATGCAGGACTCCATCAGATTGCTGAGCAAGCGTACGCCCAAGAAACGGGAGCGCGTGCGTTAATGACGGTCTGTGAAAAAACGCTACGCGAATATAAGTTTGAGCTGCCGTCCTCTAGTATCCGAGAGTTCGTTGTAACGGAAATGGTCGTTGAGGATCCGGTAGGTGAGCTGCAACGGATTCTGGAAGACGCCGACTACAACCGCCAAATTGTAATGCGTGAGCGAGTTCGCCGGTACGAAGAGGGTTTCCAAATCGAACATCAGATGCAAATCCAGTTTGATGACGAAGCGACAGAACTCTTATGCCAAAGGGCGATTGACCAGGGCCGAGCGCCAAAGGAGATCTGTGAAGAGCTGTTGCAGAGTTACCAACACGGTCTGAACCTTATCAAACAAAATACTGGGCAGTCTGTGTTCACCTTTACTGAAGCGGTGGTGGACAATCCAGATATTATGCTTGAGCGCTGGATCCGCGACTCCTACGCTGCAAAATCGAAAGAAGAAGGAAAAACAGCCGAAAAGGATCTCTGAGATTGGAGGAGATGAAATAAACTTGACGCACCAAGATAAAGTGTGCTACAGTTATAAGGTTGTCTAAAATTGGCTAATACTATCAATCCCTAAGTTATGGAGGCAAATTTTCCGCCCTGTTCTTTTTTCAACTGTGAGCGAAGAGAAACATGAAGATCGCTGAAAACCTCATTGGCCTCATCGGCAATACCCCACTGGTTCATCTAAACTACCTACCCGGTCCAGACGACGCAACAATCTTAGCGAAACTGGAATCGTATAACCCCGGCGGCAGCATCAAAGATCGAATTGGCTATGCCATGATAGCCGACGCCGAAGAACGAGGATTGCTCAAGCCGGGATGCACTATTGTTGAACCGACTGCCGGCAATACGGGAATCGGGCTTTCGATCGTTGCCATTGCAAAAGGATACCGCGTTACTTTGACCATGCCGGAGAACGTCAGCCGGGAAAAATATACACTGCTTGCCTCTTTTGGGGCAGAAATTATACTAACGCCTGAAGACGCTGGGATGGGTGGGGCAATCTGGGAAGCCGAGGAGATCATCTCACGGAATCCACACAACTTTATGCCCAATCAGTTTGAAAATCCGGTGAATCCTGAAATTCATCGACAAACAACGGCACGCGAGATTATGGACGACATTGACCGCGAGATCGACTTTTTTGTCGTTGGCGTCGGTACGGGCGGAACCCTAACAGGTGTCGGAGAAGTCCTCAAAACCCATCAATCCAAGACCCAGGTGGTTGCAGTGGAGCCGAGCATCTCGCCAGTTTTATCCGGCGGTCAGCCGGGCCCAACCCGTATTGATGGCATTGGAGCAGGCAGAATTCCAGAGGTGTTGAACGTAAATGTCATCGATCAGGTGATTACTGTGTCTGACGGGGAGGCTTATCGGATGATGCGGCGGATTTCACAAGCCGAGGGTTTGCTCGTTGGGATGTCGTCAGGAGCAAACGTCCATGCCGCATTAGAAGTCGCACGAGGACTTGGCAAGGATAAAACTGTTGTCACAATTTTGCCGGATACGGGAGACCGTTATTTTAGCCTCACCCAGTATTTTGAATCAGAAATCGGTGCGGAAGCCGGTTTTGAATGAAATAAGGAAATGAGTTTGAAAGTTCAAAAGTTGCTTGACTCACCAATTCGCTCATTCCGCATTTATTATGTTCCATGTCTACAGGAAGGATTGGGTATCCCTTGAATGAGTTAACAAATCAAGATCTGATAAATGAAGAGCTTTGCTACGAGATCCGCTTACTCGAAGAACCACAGGAAATCTTATTCAACCTCGTTAAACATTTTAAGGAACGAGCCGCGATTGTTACTAGTGGGCAATTGTCCGGGATGATTCTACTCCACATGGCTTACCAAAATAAGCTGCCATTTAGAGCCTGTACAATTGACACGCTGCGTCTGTTCCCCGAAACCTATGAATTCTTTGAGCGCGTCGAAGCGCATTACAATATTCGCATTGAAAGGATCGCCCCAGAACTGGAAGCAGTGAATCGAATGGTTACAAATCATGGGGAGTTCCTGTTCTTCGACAGCAAACAGAAACAGGAATATTGCTGTAATATCAGGAAAGTGCAGCCGATGCAGCGATTGTTGGACACATTAGATATCTGGTTTTCCGGGCTTCGACGTGATCAATCTAGTAATCGGAAAAGCACCCCCAAAGCGGAAATCATCGAGCACAACGGGCGTCCTATACTGAAAGTTAATCCCTTGGCAGATTGGCCCGAAGCGCAGATTTGGGAGTACATTCACAAACACGATATCCCCGTGAATCCACTGATGGAGCCACAGAGGTACGGGCAATACTATGAATCGCTTGGATGCGTCATCTGCACAACGCCAATCCTGCCCGGCGAACCAAAAAGAGCAGGACGGTGGCGGTGGCAAAACGCACCGTCAGCCAATGAAGATAATAAGAAAGAATGCGGAATTCACTACGCGATATAAAACCTGAAACACAAAGCATATCAGTTTTACTTCGTAAATATAGAATCTGTCAGAATTAAGACCGAATATGTTTGGTCTCGTTTTACTTAAACTTACAAAGAAGGGAGTTTTGCAATGGCTGTTACCGTACGTATTCCGACCCCTCTCAGAAGACTCACGCAAAATCAGCCGGAGGTTGAAGCAGAGGGAAACACTATTGAGAGCCTTATCGAAAACCTTGAGGCAAACTATCCGGGAATTAAAGAACGCATCTGTGATGAATCCGGTAATATTCGCCGTTTTGTTAATATTTATCTCAACGACGAAGATATTCGATTTTTAGATGGCAATGCAACGGCAGTTAAGGATGGCGACGAAATCTCAGTCATCCCGGCAATCGCAGGCGGTTCGTCAGATGATGGAAGAGACTGAAGTATTAGAATTACAAAACGAGACGCTAGATCAAATCTACGCGCACGCAAAGGTCGAATTTCCCGATGAGTGCTGTGGCATCATTTTGAGCGACGGGACCCGGGAATAAAATGAACGACATGCCGAAGATCCGGATACGTATCCCCGCGATGCACGCACCGCATATCTAATAGACCCGAACGACTTAATCCGCGTGCATAAAGAAGCTGAAACCAAAGATCGACCGATCAAGGCATTCTATCATTCACACCCAAATCATGATGCCTACTTTTCGGAAAAAGATAAAGCGGATGCAACGGCTTGGGACGAACCTGTGTATCCCGGCGCAGCTTATGTTGTGATCTCCGTCTACGACCGGGAGGTTAAAACCACAAAAGCTTTCGCTTGGAATGAGGATGATACGGATTTTGTAGAGGTGCCGATACACGCGAAGCGTGATGCGTAATAGGATTCGTTAATTTAGAAAGGAGCGGCAGATATGGCATCT includes the following:
- the cysK gene encoding cysteine synthase A, which encodes MKIAENLIGLIGNTPLVHLNYLPGPDDATILAKLESYNPGGSIKDRIGYAMIADAEERGLLKPGCTIVEPTAGNTGIGLSIVAIAKGYRVTLTMPENVSREKYTLLASFGAEIILTPEDAGMGGAIWEAEEIISRNPHNFMPNQFENPVNPEIHRQTTAREIMDDIDREIDFFVVGVGTGGTLTGVGEVLKTHQSKTQVVAVEPSISPVLSGGQPGPTRIDGIGAGRIPEVLNVNVIDQVITVSDGEAYRMMRRISQAEGLLVGMSSGANVHAALEVARGLGKDKTVVTILPDTGDRYFSLTQYFESEIGAEAGFE
- a CDS encoding DUF2088 domain-containing protein, whose amino-acid sequence is MKYLTYSGNHLINAKLPDNSEIYYPQPAKPGVGRAEIPEQLKKAVENPLGMPPLKEQVNGNSKILIAFDNNCQPFPMTKKPDMRQIMLETLLPMLYSYGVAKNNIQLICAGGLHRKMKTHELAYMLGRKLMNEFYPYQLRNFDAEDRDNIVDLGKTGKNETVEVERAVVESDLVIYVDTVQIPLNGGHKSVAVGMGTYNSIAPHHSPHMTVESPHVMQPGGSNMHDCIERMSRVIQNHSQIMVIEAAMNNQIYPTGFRQLGKSNAQCNGFEKILKTLTPPALSLLPEALRYKIFKGIRTDYEPIEINAGTIDDVHSKTLEAMQNQLMIDVPKQFSTLVFGLPDMSPYAIGARINPVLVVSDILGYVFNWFYNRPLIKEGGVVIILNPTFEVFHEEYHVAYKKFFDEVLTETTEPFEMQNQFQEQYAHDPYLIDCYRNKFAYHGFHPFTVWYWATYALKYLSKVILVGPNDDRVAKRLGVNWAKNLEDALGVAKEISGEDDVVALTMPPFLYVNVQ
- a CDS encoding AAA family ATPase codes for the protein MSHQGVNKKIPTIEEIQKEFEDFVKRKYGGTVNFTMSQARPDTATPDETSTSDPEEKTFDLKFDLKPKEVKQYLDRYIIKQDDAKKALAIAVCDHYNHVREVHENPKVADTDYSKQNVVMLGPTGVGKTYLIRYIAKLIGVPFVKADATRFSETGYVGANVDDMIRDLVTQADDDIELAQYGIIYLDEVDKIATPPNIIGRDVSGRGVQIGLLKLMEETEVDLRAGYDAASQMQAMMEFQQKGKIEKHIINTRHILFIISGAFNGLREIINKRMNQSNIGFNATVKSQTELEDPFQFVTPQDFIEFGFEPELIGRLPVHVICQNLSADDLYHILKHSEGSIVRQYERAFGSYGIEVLFSDAGLHQIAEQAYAQETGARALMTVCEKTLREYKFELPSSSIREFVVTEMVVEDPVGELQRILEDADYNRQIVMRERVRRYEEGFQIEHQMQIQFDDEATELLCQRAIDQGRAPKEICEELLQSYQHGLNLIKQNTGQSVFTFTEAVVDNPDIMLERWIRDSYAAKSKEEGKTAEKDL
- a CDS encoding RNA polymerase sigma factor is translated as MQEDYEKILPRCVQVFPDDAKLIEQFQQGDESVFDKLVVRYHDRTYRLAQRFVPNSEDALDITQDAFIRAYQGLSDFKRKSQFYSWLYRITVNLCIDFLRKNARRETVNYALESDDLPMMNIADPNLRPPTQAVEDKELLVYLRRAIGQLAPKQREIFILRHWEGLSLKEIASTLGRSSGTVKAHLFHAHRNLRKLLRHYLQA
- a CDS encoding phosphoadenylyl-sulfate reductase produces the protein MNELTNQDLINEELCYEIRLLEEPQEILFNLVKHFKERAAIVTSGQLSGMILLHMAYQNKLPFRACTIDTLRLFPETYEFFERVEAHYNIRIERIAPELEAVNRMVTNHGEFLFFDSKQKQEYCCNIRKVQPMQRLLDTLDIWFSGLRRDQSSNRKSTPKAEIIEHNGRPILKVNPLADWPEAQIWEYIHKHDIPVNPLMEPQRYGQYYESLGCVICTTPILPGEPKRAGRWRWQNAPSANEDNKKECGIHYAI
- a CDS encoding MoaD/ThiS family protein, with amino-acid sequence MAVTVRIPTPLRRLTQNQPEVEAEGNTIESLIENLEANYPGIKERICDESGNIRRFVNIYLNDEDIRFLDGNATAVKDGDEISVIPAIAGGSSDDGRD
- a CDS encoding MarR family transcriptional regulator codes for the protein MSKYAENVMLIMRVMRHAQAAVKSRFVQQVVPKKLTIVQFNALLHLHWYGGESGMTISELGEHLGLAHSTVSGLVDRLERDGWTIRRKCDTDRRQNRIQLTEKSQQLFQDRSESATDFWHQTIGQLTSEEQEELIQSLTRLKQVMDKPVWPSYDQLHPRDPGHVKKRLEAELDELAHAKLTSIGTRFILAQMAEQQNQHELAAYLKQVASEEIRHANRIFELLGHEQSLKAALSDLVRQDRVVLEEILDLVDTAQTANHKESLELLQGIVKDNKRYKRWFSNMFKQID